A stretch of the Thiohalospira halophila DSM 15071 genome encodes the following:
- a CDS encoding L,D-transpeptidase: MTAWLHVDLPTQTLTLRDGARALASWPVSTGAAGPGERDGSGGTPRGWHYIRARIGAGMPAGTAFRGRRPTGEVWSPELEAAQPGRDWVLTRILWLCGLEPGRNRGGKVDTFRRYIYIHGTPEDQPMGEPRSHGCIRMRNADVIELFERVAAGTRIHITGPGEPAPELGAEV; the protein is encoded by the coding sequence ATGACCGCCTGGCTCCATGTGGATCTGCCGACCCAGACCCTGACCCTGCGCGACGGCGCCAGGGCGCTGGCAAGCTGGCCCGTCTCCACCGGCGCCGCCGGGCCGGGGGAGCGGGACGGTAGCGGCGGGACTCCGCGGGGCTGGCACTATATCCGCGCCCGGATCGGGGCCGGCATGCCTGCCGGGACCGCCTTTCGCGGACGACGGCCCACCGGCGAGGTCTGGAGCCCGGAACTCGAGGCCGCCCAGCCGGGCCGGGACTGGGTGCTGACCCGGATCCTCTGGCTCTGCGGCCTGGAGCCGGGCCGCAATCGCGGCGGCAAGGTGGATACCTTCCGCCGTTACATCTATATCCACGGCACCCCGGAGGACCAGCCCATGGGCGAGCCGCGCTCCCACGGCTGCATCCGCATGCGCAACGCCGACGTCATCGAACTCTTCGAACGGGTGGCGGCCGGCACCCGCATCCACATCACCGGCCCCGGCGAGCCCGCGCCGGAGCTCGGGGCGGAGGTTTAG
- the rlmD gene encoding 23S rRNA (uracil(1939)-C(5))-methyltransferase RlmD: protein MARRKRLPAEPVETTIESLSHEGRGIARIEGKVTFIDGALPGERVRFRYTDRRRNHDAGRVEAVLEGAADRVEAPCPHFGVCGGCSLQHLEPAVQVRFKAEGLMDQLERLGGVVPEVQEPPLTGPLWGYRRRARLGAKRVPQKGGVLVGFRERGTGYVVDTQRCDILDPRIGEHIPELARAIDGLTIAERVPQVEIALGDDAGTLVIRHLDPLGPGDAERLVEFGQRTGLGIHLQPGDESTAHPLWPEGGVDLRYAHPAFGVELAFAPTDFIQINAAINRELVARVVELLDPQPGERVLDLFCGLGNFSLPLASRGAEVTGVEGAESLVARARENAEANGLGERCRFLVDDLDHPAAEPEWGGAYDAVVLDPARAGARPAVHHAAATGASRIAYVSCNPATLARDAGDLAEYGFRLVRAGVVDMFPHTAHAEAMALFER, encoded by the coding sequence GGGGCGCGGTATCGCCCGGATCGAGGGCAAGGTCACCTTCATCGACGGCGCCCTTCCCGGCGAGCGGGTCCGCTTCCGCTATACCGACCGCCGGCGCAACCACGACGCCGGCCGAGTCGAGGCCGTGCTGGAGGGGGCGGCCGACCGGGTGGAGGCGCCCTGTCCCCACTTCGGCGTCTGCGGTGGCTGCAGCCTCCAGCACCTGGAACCGGCGGTGCAGGTCCGCTTCAAGGCCGAGGGGCTCATGGACCAGCTGGAACGGCTGGGCGGGGTCGTCCCCGAGGTCCAGGAGCCACCGCTCACCGGACCGCTCTGGGGCTATCGCCGCCGCGCCCGGCTGGGCGCCAAGCGGGTGCCGCAGAAGGGCGGGGTGCTGGTAGGCTTCCGCGAGCGCGGCACCGGCTACGTGGTGGATACCCAGCGCTGCGACATCCTCGATCCGCGCATCGGTGAGCACATCCCGGAACTGGCGCGGGCCATCGACGGCCTGACCATCGCCGAGCGGGTGCCGCAGGTGGAGATCGCCCTGGGGGACGACGCCGGCACCCTGGTCATCCGCCACCTGGACCCGCTGGGCCCGGGGGATGCCGAGCGGCTCGTCGAATTCGGCCAGCGCACCGGCCTGGGGATCCATCTCCAGCCGGGGGACGAATCCACGGCCCATCCGCTCTGGCCGGAGGGGGGCGTGGATCTGCGCTATGCCCACCCGGCCTTCGGGGTGGAGCTGGCCTTCGCCCCCACCGACTTCATCCAGATCAACGCCGCCATCAACCGCGAGCTGGTGGCGCGCGTGGTGGAGCTCCTGGACCCGCAGCCGGGGGAGCGGGTGCTGGATCTGTTCTGCGGCCTGGGCAATTTCAGCCTGCCCCTGGCCAGTCGCGGCGCCGAGGTCACCGGGGTGGAGGGGGCGGAATCCCTGGTGGCCCGGGCCCGCGAGAACGCCGAGGCCAACGGCCTGGGCGAGCGGTGCCGCTTCCTGGTGGACGACCTGGACCATCCGGCCGCCGAGCCCGAGTGGGGCGGGGCCTACGATGCCGTGGTCCTGGACCCGGCCCGCGCGGGGGCCCGGCCGGCGGTGCACCATGCCGCCGCCACCGGCGCCTCGCGTATCGCCTACGTCTCCTGCAACCCGGCCACCCTGGCCCGGGATGCGGGCGACCTCGCCGAATACGGCTTCCGCCTGGTGCGGGCCGGGGTGGTGGACATGTTCCCCCACACGGCCCACGCCGAGGCCATGGCGCTGTTCGAGCGCTGA
- the nagZ gene encoding beta-N-acetylhexosaminidase, which translates to MSLGPVMLDIAGTALDATERERLAHPLVGGVILFARNFVDPDQLAALVAEIHAVRDPHLLVAVDQEGGRVQRFRDGFTLLPPPRRYGEVHDTDPERARQLAYDGAWVMARELRSVGVDFSFAPVLDLDHGVSSVIGDRALHADPAVVEDLGQAFVHGMRAAGMAAVGKHYPGHGGIAADSHHEVPEDPRTLEALRGRDLRPFAHLAGNGLPAVMPAHVIYPEVDRLPAGFSHFWLQTLLREWLGFQGLIFSDDLAMAGAAVAGTPLERARAARAAGCDVILHCNDIAGADTILDGLEHTDDPLAHVRLARMHGRHAVARGELARDPDWRSAVHRLAALAEDPTGDLALEGGGPA; encoded by the coding sequence ATGTCCCTGGGGCCGGTCATGCTCGACATCGCGGGGACGGCGCTCGACGCCACCGAGCGCGAGCGCCTGGCGCATCCCCTGGTGGGCGGGGTGATCCTCTTCGCCCGCAACTTCGTCGACCCGGACCAGCTCGCCGCGCTGGTCGCCGAGATCCACGCCGTGCGCGACCCCCATCTGCTGGTGGCCGTGGACCAGGAGGGCGGTCGGGTCCAGCGCTTCCGGGACGGCTTCACCCTGCTGCCGCCGCCGCGTCGTTACGGGGAGGTCCACGACACCGACCCCGAGCGCGCCCGCCAGCTCGCCTACGACGGCGCCTGGGTCATGGCCCGCGAGCTGCGCAGCGTGGGAGTCGATTTCAGCTTCGCGCCGGTGCTGGACCTGGACCACGGCGTCAGCAGTGTCATCGGCGATCGCGCCCTGCACGCCGATCCGGCCGTGGTGGAGGATCTGGGACAGGCCTTCGTCCACGGCATGCGCGCTGCCGGCATGGCCGCTGTCGGCAAGCACTATCCCGGTCACGGGGGCATCGCCGCCGATTCCCACCACGAGGTGCCGGAGGATCCGCGGACTCTGGAGGCGCTGCGGGGCCGCGACCTGCGCCCCTTTGCCCACCTGGCCGGGAATGGCCTGCCGGCGGTGATGCCGGCGCACGTCATCTACCCCGAGGTGGACCGATTGCCCGCCGGCTTCTCGCACTTCTGGTTGCAGACGCTGCTGCGGGAGTGGCTCGGCTTCCAGGGGCTCATCTTCAGCGACGACCTGGCCATGGCCGGAGCGGCGGTGGCCGGGACCCCGCTGGAGCGGGCCCGCGCCGCGCGGGCGGCGGGCTGTGACGTCATCCTCCACTGCAACGATATCGCCGGGGCCGATACCATCCTCGACGGCCTGGAGCATACCGACGACCCCCTGGCCCACGTCCGCCTGGCGCGCATGCACGGCCGCCATGCCGTGGCCCGGGGCGAGCTGGCCCGGGACCCGGACTGGCGTTCGGCCGTCCACCGCCTGGCCGCCCTGGCCGAGGATCCCACCGGCGACCTCGCGCTGGAGGGGGGAGGGCCGGCGTGA
- the rssA gene encoding patatin-like phospholipase RssA, translating into MTATPRIGLALGTGAARGWAHIGVLRALEERGIRPDIVCGTSIGALVGASWAADDMDRLEEWLRGLSWRDVLGYMDFTLGNGLIQGRRLFEFFRERFEDQPVDQLAVPWGAVATDLHTGMEVWLREGERSTLDAVRASVSLPGLFTPVKHGDRWLVDGGLVNPVPISLCRALGAETVIAVDISSFRLTGPPARRKVAAGKGPRRAEADGWLDNARAWTDRLLEGVGWGSDGQEEEVPSLFEVLSHSINIMQARIARSRMAGDPPDALVKPRMEHVALMDFHRAAEAIEEGRAAVRRADPALEDAGLR; encoded by the coding sequence GTGACCGCGACCCCGCGCATCGGGCTGGCACTGGGCACCGGCGCGGCCCGGGGGTGGGCGCATATCGGCGTCCTGCGCGCCCTGGAAGAGCGCGGCATCCGGCCCGACATCGTCTGCGGCACCTCCATCGGCGCCCTGGTCGGGGCCTCCTGGGCCGCCGACGACATGGACCGCCTGGAGGAGTGGCTGCGCGGCCTCTCCTGGCGGGATGTCCTCGGTTACATGGATTTCACCCTGGGCAATGGCCTCATCCAGGGGCGGCGGCTCTTCGAGTTCTTCCGGGAGCGGTTCGAGGACCAGCCGGTGGACCAGCTCGCCGTCCCGTGGGGCGCAGTGGCCACCGATCTCCATACCGGCATGGAGGTGTGGCTGCGCGAGGGGGAGCGCTCCACCCTGGACGCCGTCCGTGCCTCGGTCTCCCTCCCGGGGCTCTTCACGCCGGTGAAGCACGGCGACCGCTGGCTGGTGGACGGGGGGCTGGTGAATCCGGTGCCCATCTCCCTGTGCCGGGCGCTGGGGGCGGAGACGGTCATCGCCGTGGATATCTCCTCCTTCCGCCTCACGGGGCCGCCGGCGCGGCGGAAGGTGGCGGCGGGCAAGGGCCCCCGGCGCGCCGAGGCCGACGGCTGGCTCGATAACGCGCGCGCCTGGACCGACCGGCTCCTGGAGGGGGTCGGCTGGGGGAGTGACGGGCAGGAGGAAGAGGTCCCCTCCCTCTTCGAGGTCCTCTCCCACAGCATCAACATCATGCAGGCGCGCATTGCGCGCAGCCGGATGGCCGGCGATCCACCGGATGCCCTGGTGAAGCCGCGCATGGAGCACGTCGCGCTCATGGACTTCCATCGCGCCGCGGAGGCCATCGAGGAGGGGCGGGCGGCGGTGCGCCGCGCCGACCCCGCGCTGGAGGATGCCGGTCTGCGGTAG
- a CDS encoding hypoxanthine-guanine phosphoribosyltransferase codes for MAATSEDAKAALADAERIHSATAVDEALDRMADDLTRHYRDRDPVLVCVMTGGLIPAGHLLTRLEFPLQLDYVHATRYQGSTEGGDLEWMAGPNLSLEGRDVILVDDILDGGWTLATIKDHLLAQGAASVACAVLVSKRIARQVDIEAEYVGLEVEDRYVFGFGMDYEEYHRNLRGIYAL; via the coding sequence ATGGCGGCAACCTCCGAGGATGCCAAGGCGGCCCTCGCCGACGCCGAGCGGATCCACTCCGCCACGGCGGTGGACGAGGCGCTGGATCGCATGGCCGACGACCTCACGCGCCACTACCGGGATCGCGATCCCGTGCTGGTGTGCGTCATGACCGGCGGGCTCATCCCCGCCGGCCATCTCCTGACCCGTCTTGAATTCCCCCTGCAGCTCGACTACGTCCATGCGACCCGGTACCAGGGCAGTACCGAGGGCGGCGATCTCGAATGGATGGCCGGCCCCAATCTCTCCCTGGAAGGGCGGGATGTGATCCTGGTGGACGATATCCTGGACGGCGGCTGGACCCTGGCCACCATCAAAGACCATCTGCTGGCCCAGGGGGCCGCCTCGGTGGCCTGCGCGGTACTCGTCTCCAAGCGGATCGCGCGACAGGTGGACATCGAGGCCGAATACGTCGGTCTCGAGGTCGAGGATCGCTACGTCTTCGGCTTCGGGATGGACTACGAGGAATACCACCGCAATCTTCGCGGCATCTACGCCCTCTGA
- a CDS encoding CYTH domain-containing protein, with product MAAEIERKFLVRHEGWRAAVSRSVPMRQGYLAEGNASVRVRVDETGANLNIKSMTLNISRLEYEYDIPEADAHEMLDQLCQRPIIEKTRHYIENGGHTWEVDEFAGDNAGLVVAELELSAEDEAYERPDWLGEEVSDDPRYYNVSLVTYPYRDWPDRKG from the coding sequence ATGGCAGCGGAGATTGAGCGCAAATTCCTGGTTCGCCACGAGGGGTGGCGGGCGGCGGTAAGCCGCTCGGTTCCCATGCGCCAGGGCTACCTGGCCGAGGGCAACGCCTCGGTCCGGGTCCGGGTGGACGAGACCGGGGCGAACCTCAACATCAAGAGCATGACCCTGAATATCTCGCGCCTGGAGTACGAGTACGACATCCCGGAGGCCGACGCCCACGAGATGCTGGACCAGCTCTGCCAGCGGCCCATCATCGAGAAGACCCGCCACTACATCGAGAATGGCGGCCATACCTGGGAGGTGGACGAGTTTGCCGGCGACAACGCCGGGCTGGTGGTGGCGGAGCTGGAGCTCTCCGCCGAGGACGAGGCCTACGAGCGGCCCGACTGGCTGGGCGAGGAGGTCTCCGACGACCCGCGCTACTACAATGTCTCCCTGGTGACCTACCCCTATCGCGACTGGCCGGATCGGAAGGGATGA
- a CDS encoding DsrE family protein codes for MADKLMIVMVNTDPSNPSELGAPFFQATVAAAMEYDVEIVMTGRAGELAKKGVAEKLFVQEGSPKSVYDFIKDAVEAGVGLKVCTPTLDLWGDDLIDEVEETVGGAYVISEAMDDDTVTFTY; via the coding sequence ATGGCCGACAAGCTCATGATCGTCATGGTGAACACCGATCCCAGCAACCCCTCGGAGCTGGGCGCCCCCTTCTTCCAGGCCACCGTCGCGGCGGCCATGGAGTACGACGTCGAGATCGTCATGACCGGCCGTGCCGGTGAGCTCGCCAAGAAGGGCGTCGCCGAGAAGCTCTTCGTCCAGGAGGGCAGCCCCAAGTCCGTCTACGACTTCATCAAGGATGCCGTCGAGGCCGGCGTGGGTCTGAAGGTCTGCACCCCGACCCTGGATCTCTGGGGCGACGACCTCATCGACGAGGTCGAGGAGACCGTGGGTGGCGCCTACGTCATCAGCGAGGCGATGGACGACGACACCGTCACCTTCACCTACTAA